The Plasmodium brasilianum strain Bolivian I chromosome 14, whole genome shotgun sequence genome contains a region encoding:
- a CDS encoding anaphase-promoting complex subunit 10: protein MRKSQEVNYVGHFVQCHEYNNRRGGKDNNEGDENYEVSSNSEGDENYEVSSNSEGDENYEVRSSVQGKENDRVRLRSKYDFFVKGKGQIPNDKESNFCYDHVKKNCSYDENDEDYDISDSMENTAIKNKKNNFLSNIICELNMSLKNDIVCAKDLGENIKMVKNNLPKIKVGKKYVEVGRLGIWKLSSSKYKSDMKNLKDNNANTYWQSSSLGPHTITIQFIKLTKISKICLLFNYSLDESYTPYEITINVGSDENHLEFLCSTFCDVNKYPFNDPFWFIIDLKKFHFFSYLYNFNQKVLKKTDFIYCHCLQICILSSQHYGKDTRIRQIKVFSPNYTFYKYDKMLT from the coding sequence atgcgCAAGAGTCAAGAGGTTAACTACGTAGGACATTTCGTACAATGTCATGAATATAACAATAGAAGAGGAGGCAAGGATAACAACGAGGGTgatgaaaattatgaagTCAGTTCAAATAGCGAGGGTgatgaaaattatgaagTCAGTTCAAATAGCGAGGGTgatgaaaattatgaagTCCGCTCAAGTGTCCAGGGTAAAGAAAATGATAGAGTTCGTTTAAGAAGTAAGTATGATTTCTTTGTTAAAGGTAAAGGTCAAATTCCAAATGATAAAGAGAGCAACTTTTGCTATGAccacgtaaaaaaaaattgtagctatgatgaaaatgatgaagaTTATGATATTTCTGATAGTATGGAAAATACAgcgataaaaaataagaaaaataattttctaagTAACATAATATGTGAGCTAAATATGTCtcttaaaaatgatattgtCTGTGCTAAGGATTTGggtgaaaatattaaaatggttaaaaataatttgccaaaaataaaagtaggtaaaaaatatgttgaaGTTGGACGTTTAGGTATTTGGAAATTATCAAGTAGCAAATATAAATCtgatatgaaaaatttaaaagacaACAATGCTAATACGTACTGGCAATCATCTAGCCTAGGGCCACATACAATTACAATACAATTTATAAAGCTTACTAAAATTTCTAAAATttgtttactttttaattactCATTAGATGAATCTTATACACCATATGAAATAACGATAAACGTAGGAAGTGATGAAAATCATCTTGAGTTTCTTTGCAGTACCTTTTGtgatgtaaataaatatccCTTTAATGATCCTTTTTGGTTTATaattgatttaaaaaaattccattttttttcatatctttacaattttaaccaaaaagttttaaaaaagacaGATTTTATATACTGTCATTGCTTACAGATTTGTATATTATCTAGTCAACATTACGGGAAAGATACGCGCATAAGGCAGATCAAAGTCTTCAGTCcaaattatactttttataaatatgataaaatgcttacataa
- a CDS encoding hypothetical protein (conserved Plasmodium protein) has translation MYKDTENKGVEKKQEEQNEKIIIRIKRKIDDTTIPSIYVKKSNKKVCNGLFYKHIDTVIPEIDVNKKNVECINIFLKHEQFNCSNSSSDLSFLEKKRKFHSMRGCEKDLRETINNLKKYKIINQNIQYVDLDNKEKKGKYKIIDIDLLHEKDNNDNNNNINSINEFNEERNEDEKEEKQHNKTDKENYEYDLYIIDDQRLNINDHIDYLYDIKNSNIDTSEVIVLEDVYENNTNEYETNSFSSSSSDRDTKKEMSDYPDESWSSANDHSACIGDDDIMSSYSYNINSNSDYYDNNENGECYEENMRRDGYIENISSDCYDQNLPSDCYDENIPSDCYDERMHNNLCDSNLCNKFNQHSEADSLGENIQIVDKVNKKAFDKNKENYFINFESYVKQKNSLNNNKNKYKNNEKKKSAKKKYMRNQKINSLIFEEKIKDELEKRLKKKNEDLLNATLSDKLKILEQMENEYYDN, from the coding sequence atgtacaaggACACTGAAAATAAGGGCGTTGAAAAGAAGCAGGaggaacaaaatgaaaagattataataagaataaaaagaaaaattgatGATACAACCATTCCATCCATTTATGTGAAGAagtcaaataaaaaagtatgcaATGGTTTATTCTACAAACACATTGATACTGTAATTCCAGAAATagatgttaataaaaaaaatgttgaatgcattaatatatttttaaaacacgAACAGTTTAATTGTAGTAACAGTAGTAGtgatttatcatttttagaaaaaaaaagaaaatttcatTCTATGAGAGGTTGTGAAAAGGATTTAAGGGAaactataaataatttaaaaaagtataaaataataaatcaaaatattcaatatGTCGATTTAGAcaataaagagaaaaaaggaaaatataaaataattgataTAGATTTATTGCatgaaaaagataataatgataacaataataatataaattctatAAATGAATTCAATGAAGAACGAAACGAAGacgaaaaagaagagaaacaACATAATAAAACGGACAAAGAAAATTACGAATATGATTTGTATATTATAGACGATCAAAGATTAAACATAAATGATCACAtagattatttatatgacATTAAAAACAGTAACATTGATACATCTGAAGTCATAGTGCTAGAAGACGTGTATGAAAACAATACAAACGAATATGAAACCAATTCTTTTTCATCTTCCAGCTCTGACAGAGAtacgaaaaaagaaatgtcGGATTACCCTGACGAAAGTTGGAGTAGTGCAAATGATCATAGTGCTTGTATTGGCGATGATGATATTATGAGCAGCTAcagttataatataaattctaATAGTGATTACTATGATAACAATGAGAATGGTGAGTGCTACGAGGAAAATATGCGCAGAGACGGTTATATCGAGAATATATCAAGTGACTGTTATGACCAGAATTTACCAAGTGACTGTTACGACGAGAATATACCAAGTGACTGTTACGACGAGAGAATGCACAACAACCTTTGCGACTCAAATTTgtgtaataaatttaatcaaCACAGTGAGGCTGATTCTTTGGGGGAAAACATACAAATTGTTGATAAAGTTAATAAGAAAGcgtttgataaaaataaagaaaattattttatcaattttgAAAGTTATGTAAAGCAGAAAAATTctttgaataataataagaataaatacaaaaataatgaaaaaaaaaaaagtgcgaaaaaaaaatatatgcgtAATCAGaaaattaattctttaatttttgaagaaaaaataaaagatgagTTGGAAAAacgtttaaaaaaaaaaaatgaagatttATTAAATGCAACATTGTCAGATAAGTTAAAAATTCTTGAGCAAATggaaaatgaatattatgacaactga